A section of the Pseudomonas sp. FP453 genome encodes:
- the recB gene encoding exodeoxyribonuclease V subunit beta, which produces MSSKPLALAFPLKGSQLIEASAGTGKTFTISALYLRLVLGNGGDESGFGRELLPPQILVVTFTDAATKELRERIRIRLAEAARFFRSEIDKLDPLITELRDQYAAEQWPACANRLDIAAQWMDEAAVSTIHSWCQRMLREHAFDSGSLFTQTLETDHSDLLGEVLRDYWRLFCYPMHDDALTWVRNNWGGPAALMPRVRALFGSERPSGETRDPAELINTCLQERREALRELKAPWQQWAVELRDICLQAVAAKTVDGRKMQARYFEPWFEKISAWAADETLEQLDIGTGFTRLTPDGMAEAWKGDPPHHPGIDAMAGLKAALDALPTPDAAVLQHAAGWVGKRFEEEKRRRAEMGFDDMLTRLNTALQADGGERLASVIREQFPVALIDEFQDTDPVQYSIFDRIYRIEENHPDSGLFLIGDPKQAIYAFRGADIYTYLRARAATTGRHHTLGTNFRSSHAMVEAVNHVFQRAETGRGAFLFRKPDGDNPVPFQPVLSQGRKEQLQVDGQTLPAMNLWHLPTDQPISNLVYRQQLAAACATQIVDLLNGGQQGTAGFLQADDSFIGVLPSDIAILVRDGKEAQAVRAELAARGVRSVYLSDKDSVFAAQEAHDLLAWLKACAEPDVERPLRAALACVTLNLSLPELERLNQDELAWETRVMQFRGYRAIWRNQGVLPMLRRLLHDFKLPQTLIARSDGERVLTNLLHLSELLQQAASELEGEQALIRHLAEHLALSGQAGEEQILRLESDEQLVKVVTIHKSKGLEYDLVFLPFICSAKPVDGSRLPLHYHDEIGKPQVSLRPTAELIAQADDERLAEDLRLFYVALTRAKHACWLGIADLKRGNSSSSVLHLSALGYLLGAGASLGESAAQARWLLDLQDGCPAMHYSHVPGAQDILFHPPRNEATLLAPLLPKRKAAENWWIASYSALRIGDSMSVATPEAPESPQAQKLFDDERLDPDAPREVAASGGDIHRFPRGPNPGTFLHGLLEWAGEDGFNVTAEAIEKAVGARCNRRNWEGWITTLSGWLGQLLQTPLPVDNGQVTLSSLQQYQIEMEFWFASHKVDVLALDKLVCQHTHNGVSRVAAEPVLLNGMFKGFIDLTFEHDGRYYVADYKSNWLGPDDSAYTLEAMEQSILDHRYDLQYVLYLLALHRQLKARLPDYDYDRHVGGALYVFLRGVQSASRGAYFTRPPRELIESLDLLFQGKPIPPKVEPAWEQGVLL; this is translated from the coding sequence ATGAGCAGCAAACCCTTGGCCCTGGCCTTCCCGCTAAAAGGCAGCCAGCTGATTGAAGCCAGCGCCGGCACGGGCAAAACCTTCACCATCTCGGCGCTCTACTTGCGCCTGGTACTGGGTAACGGTGGCGATGAATCCGGTTTTGGCCGCGAACTGCTACCGCCACAAATCCTCGTGGTGACGTTTACCGACGCCGCGACCAAGGAACTGCGTGAGCGCATTCGCATCCGGCTGGCCGAAGCGGCGCGTTTCTTCCGCAGTGAAATCGACAAACTTGACCCACTGATCACCGAACTGCGCGACCAATACGCAGCGGAGCAATGGCCCGCCTGCGCCAACCGCCTGGACATCGCCGCGCAGTGGATGGACGAGGCGGCCGTCTCGACCATCCACAGTTGGTGCCAGCGCATGCTGCGCGAACACGCCTTCGATAGCGGCAGCCTGTTCACCCAGACCCTGGAAACCGACCACAGCGACCTGCTTGGCGAAGTCCTGCGCGATTACTGGCGGCTGTTCTGCTACCCGATGCACGACGACGCGCTCACCTGGGTGCGCAACAACTGGGGTGGCCCCGCCGCGTTGATGCCACGGGTGCGCGCCCTGTTCGGCAGCGAACGCCCCAGCGGGGAAACCCGCGACCCTGCCGAACTGATCAACACCTGCCTGCAAGAGCGCCGCGAAGCGCTGAGGGAGCTCAAGGCACCCTGGCAGCAATGGGCCGTCGAGTTACGCGACATCTGCCTACAAGCCGTGGCCGCCAAAACCGTCGACGGCCGTAAGATGCAGGCGCGTTACTTCGAGCCCTGGTTCGAAAAGATCAGCGCCTGGGCCGCTGACGAAACCCTTGAACAACTCGACATCGGCACCGGCTTTACCCGCCTGACCCCCGATGGCATGGCCGAAGCCTGGAAGGGCGACCCGCCGCATCACCCCGGTATCGATGCCATGGCCGGCCTCAAGGCCGCGCTAGACGCACTGCCCACTCCCGACGCCGCCGTGCTGCAACACGCCGCCGGCTGGGTCGGCAAACGCTTCGAAGAAGAAAAGCGTCGCCGCGCTGAAATGGGCTTCGACGACATGCTCACCCGCCTCAACACCGCCCTCCAGGCCGACGGCGGCGAGCGCTTGGCGAGTGTGATCCGTGAGCAGTTCCCCGTCGCGCTGATCGACGAATTCCAAGACACGGACCCGGTGCAATACAGCATCTTCGACCGCATCTACCGCATCGAAGAAAACCACCCCGACAGTGGCCTGTTCCTGATCGGCGACCCCAAGCAGGCGATCTATGCCTTCCGTGGCGCCGACATCTACACCTACCTGCGCGCACGCGCGGCTACCACCGGGCGCCATCACACCCTGGGCACCAACTTCCGCTCCAGCCATGCGATGGTCGAGGCGGTCAACCATGTGTTCCAACGTGCCGAAACCGGGCGTGGCGCGTTCCTGTTCCGCAAGCCGGACGGTGACAACCCGGTGCCGTTCCAGCCGGTATTGTCCCAGGGCCGCAAAGAGCAATTGCAAGTCGATGGCCAAACGCTGCCGGCGATGAACCTGTGGCACCTGCCCACCGACCAGCCGATTTCCAATCTGGTGTACCGCCAACAACTGGCCGCCGCCTGTGCCACGCAGATTGTTGATTTGCTCAACGGCGGGCAGCAGGGCACTGCGGGTTTCCTGCAAGCGGATGACAGTTTCATCGGCGTGCTGCCGTCAGACATTGCCATCCTCGTACGCGACGGCAAGGAAGCCCAAGCCGTACGCGCCGAACTGGCCGCCCGTGGCGTGCGCAGCGTGTACCTGTCGGACAAGGATTCGGTGTTCGCCGCCCAGGAAGCCCACGACCTGCTGGCCTGGCTCAAGGCCTGCGCCGAGCCGGACGTCGAACGCCCACTGCGCGCCGCCTTGGCCTGCGTGACCCTGAACCTGTCACTGCCGGAACTGGAGCGTCTGAACCAGGACGAACTGGCGTGGGAAACCCGCGTGATGCAGTTCCGTGGCTACCGCGCGATCTGGCGCAACCAAGGCGTGCTGCCGATGCTGCGCCGCCTGCTCCATGACTTCAAACTGCCGCAAACCCTGATCGCCCGCAGCGATGGCGAGCGTGTGTTGACCAACCTGCTGCACCTCAGCGAGTTGCTGCAACAGGCCGCCTCGGAGCTGGAAGGCGAGCAAGCGCTGATCCGTCACCTGGCCGAACACCTGGCACTGTCAGGGCAGGCCGGTGAAGAACAGATCCTGCGCCTGGAAAGTGATGAGCAACTGGTCAAGGTCGTAACGATCCACAAGTCCAAGGGCCTGGAATACGACCTGGTCTTCCTGCCCTTCATCTGCTCGGCCAAACCGGTGGATGGCAGCCGCTTGCCGCTGCACTACCACGATGAAATCGGCAAACCCCAAGTCAGCCTGCGCCCCACCGCCGAGCTGATCGCCCAGGCCGACGACGAGCGTTTGGCCGAAGACCTGCGCCTGTTCTATGTCGCCCTGACCCGCGCCAAGCACGCCTGCTGGCTGGGCATTGCCGACCTCAAGCGCGGCAATAGCAGCAGTTCCGTGCTGCACTTGTCTGCACTGGGCTACCTGCTCGGCGCCGGCGCTTCGTTGGGCGAGTCCGCCGCCCAGGCGCGCTGGCTACTGGACTTGCAGGACGGCTGCCCCGCCATGCATTACAGCCACGTGCCCGGGGCGCAAGACATCCTCTTCCACCCGCCGCGCAACGAAGCCACGCTGCTCGCGCCGCTGCTGCCCAAGCGCAAGGCTGCGGAGAACTGGTGGATCGCCTCCTACAGCGCCTTGCGCATTGGCGACAGCATGAGCGTGGCCACGCCGGAAGCGCCGGAAAGCCCACAAGCGCAAAAGCTGTTCGATGACGAGCGTCTCGATCCCGACGCACCGCGCGAAGTGGCGGCGTCCGGCGGTGATATTCACCGTTTCCCACGCGGCCCGAATCCGGGGACCTTCCTCCATGGCCTGTTGGAGTGGGCCGGCGAAGACGGCTTCAACGTCACGGCTGAAGCCATCGAAAAAGCTGTCGGCGCGCGCTGCAACCGCCGTAACTGGGAAGGCTGGATCACCACCCTCAGCGGTTGGCTCGGCCAGTTGCTGCAAACGCCGCTGCCGGTGGATAACGGCCAGGTCACCCTCAGCAGCTTGCAGCAGTACCAGATCGAGATGGAGTTCTGGTTCGCCAGCCACAAGGTCGACGTGCTCGCCCTCGATAAACTGGTGTGCCAGCACACCCACAACGGCGTGTCGCGGGTTGCCGCCGAACCGGTGTTGCTCAACGGTATGTTCAAGGGCTTTATCGACCTGACGTTTGAACACGACGGCCGCTATTACGTGGCGGACTACAAATCCAACTGGCTTGGCCCCGACGATTCTGCTTACACACTGGAAGCCATGGAACAGTCGATCCTCGATCATCGGTACGACCTGCAATACGTCCTTTACCTGCTGGCCCTGCACCGCCAACTGAAGGCGCGCCTGCCGGACTATGACTACGACCGCCACGTCGGCGGCGCGCTGTACGTGTTCCTGCGCGGCGTGCAATCCGCCAGCCGGGGCGCGTACTTCACACGCCCGCCCCGTGAACTGATCGAAAGCCTGGACCTGCTGTTCCAGGGCAAGCCCATCCCGCCCAAGGTTGAGCCCGCCTGGGAACAAGGAGTCCTGTTATGA
- the msrQ gene encoding protein-methionine-sulfoxide reductase heme-binding subunit MsrQ, with product MRYPIWRLGVFIAAAVWPLFWLYEAWSSVLGPDPGKVLVDRLGLGTLILLLITLGMTPLQKLSGWAGWIAVRRQLGLWCFAYVVLHLAAYCVFVLGLDWSQLGVELRKRPYIIVGALGFLSLLVLAVTSNRYSQRRLGSRWKKLHRLVYVILGLGLLHMLWIVRADLKEWAIYASIGALLLVLRLPPVMRRIPRLIAKKASSATKA from the coding sequence ATGCGCTATCCGATCTGGCGCCTCGGCGTGTTTATCGCGGCGGCAGTGTGGCCGCTGTTCTGGCTATACGAAGCGTGGAGCTCCGTTCTCGGGCCTGATCCGGGCAAAGTGCTGGTGGATCGGCTGGGTCTGGGGACGTTGATCCTTTTACTGATCACCCTTGGAATGACGCCGTTGCAGAAGTTGAGCGGTTGGGCGGGGTGGATAGCTGTGCGGCGGCAGTTGGGGCTGTGGTGCTTTGCTTATGTAGTGCTGCATTTGGCGGCTTATTGCGTGTTTGTCCTTGGGCTCGATTGGTCGCAGTTGGGGGTGGAGCTGCGCAAGCGGCCTTACATTATTGTGGGGGCGCTGGGCTTCTTGTCGCTTCTGGTGTTGGCGGTGACTTCAAATCGCTATAGCCAGCGACGTTTGGGGAGTCGGTGGAAGAAGCTGCACCGTCTGGTTTACGTGATTCTCGGGCTGGGCTTGCTGCATATGTTGTGGATCGTGCGGGCCGATCTGAAGGAGTGGGCTATCTATGCTTCTATAGGTGCGCTGCTTTTGGTCTTGCGGTTACCGCCAGTGATGCGCCGAATTCCACGTCTTATTGCTAAAAAAGCATCTTCTGCAACAAAAGCGTAA
- the msrP gene encoding protein-methionine-sulfoxide reductase catalytic subunit MsrP — protein sequence MLIKLPKASDCHESDVTPESLYFSRRSLLGGALAGIAASSLPRWASADDASRYADVEPGKAPNWFAEKLPGTQWQAVTVKDEAITPFKDATHYNNFYEFGTGKGDPATNAGSLKTEPWSVVIDGEVAKPGRYALEDFMKPYQLEERIYRLRCVEAWSMVIPWIGFPISALLKQVEPTSKAKYIRFETLQDPKSMPGQRSSFGLIDWPYIEGLRLDEAMNPLAILAVGMYGRELPNQNGAPLRLVVPWKYGFKSVKSIVRISLVSEQPKTTWQSIAADEYGFYANVNPTVDHPRWTQARERRLPSGLFSPNVRETQMFNGYSDEVASLYSGLDLRKNY from the coding sequence ATGTTAATCAAATTGCCAAAAGCGTCCGATTGCCACGAATCGGATGTCACGCCTGAATCCCTTTATTTCTCTCGCCGCAGCTTGCTCGGCGGTGCGCTCGCCGGTATCGCTGCCAGCAGCCTGCCGCGTTGGGCCAGTGCGGATGATGCCTCGCGTTATGCCGATGTTGAGCCGGGCAAGGCACCGAATTGGTTTGCCGAGAAACTGCCTGGCACCCAATGGCAGGCGGTGACGGTAAAAGACGAAGCGATAACGCCATTCAAGGATGCAACCCACTACAACAACTTCTATGAGTTCGGCACCGGCAAAGGTGACCCGGCAACGAACGCCGGTTCGCTCAAGACCGAGCCCTGGAGTGTTGTGATTGATGGTGAGGTTGCAAAGCCAGGGCGTTATGCCCTGGAAGACTTCATGAAACCTTATCAGTTGGAGGAGCGGATCTACCGTTTGCGGTGTGTTGAGGCGTGGTCGATGGTCATCCCCTGGATTGGCTTCCCGATCTCGGCTTTGCTCAAGCAAGTCGAACCGACCTCCAAGGCCAAGTACATCCGGTTTGAAACGCTCCAGGATCCGAAGAGCATGCCGGGCCAGCGCTCAAGCTTTGGTCTGATCGACTGGCCTTATATAGAAGGGTTGCGCTTGGATGAGGCGATGAACCCTTTGGCGATTCTCGCCGTTGGCATGTACGGGCGTGAGTTGCCTAACCAGAATGGTGCTCCGTTGCGTTTGGTGGTGCCGTGGAAGTACGGCTTCAAAAGCGTGAAGTCCATTGTGCGCATCAGCCTGGTCAGTGAGCAGCCGAAAACCACCTGGCAGAGTATTGCGGCGGATGAGTATGGGTTCTACGCGAATGTGAACCCTACGGTTGATCATCCGCGTTGGACTCAGGCGCGTGAGCGGCGCCTGCCGAGTGGGCTGTTCAGTCCCAATGTGCGTGAGACGCAGATGTTCAACGGCTACTCGGATGAAGTTGCCTCTCTTTATAGTGGCCTGGATTTGCGGAAGAACTACTGA
- the ilvC gene encoding ketol-acid reductoisomerase: protein MKVYYEKDCDLSIIQGKKVAIIGYGSQGHAQACNLKDSGVDVTVGLRKGSATVAKAEAHGLKVTDVASAVAAADLVMILTPDEFQSALYKNEIEPNIKKGATLAFSHGFAIHYNQVVPRADLDVIMIAPKAPGHTVRSEFVKGGGIPDLIAIYQDASGNAKNVALSYAAGVGGGRTGIIETTFKDETETDLFCEQAVLCGGTVELVKAGFETLVEAGYAPEMAYFECLHELKLIVDLMYEGGIANMNYSISNNAEYGEYVTGPEVINAESRQAMRNALKRIQDGEYAKMFITEGATGYPSMTAKRRNNAAHGIEVIGEQLRSMMPWIGANKIVDKAKN, encoded by the coding sequence ATGAAAGTTTATTACGAAAAAGATTGTGACCTGTCGATCATCCAGGGCAAGAAAGTCGCCATCATCGGCTACGGCTCCCAGGGCCACGCTCAAGCGTGCAACCTGAAAGACTCCGGCGTGGACGTGACCGTTGGCCTGCGCAAAGGCTCGGCCACCGTTGCCAAGGCTGAAGCCCACGGCCTGAAAGTGACTGACGTTGCTTCCGCTGTTGCTGCTGCCGACCTGGTCATGATCCTGACCCCGGACGAGTTCCAGTCCGCGCTGTACAAGAACGAAATCGAGCCGAACATCAAGAAAGGCGCCACCCTGGCCTTCTCCCACGGCTTCGCGATCCACTACAACCAGGTTGTGCCGCGCGCTGACCTCGACGTGATCATGATCGCGCCGAAAGCACCGGGCCACACCGTGCGTTCCGAGTTCGTCAAAGGCGGCGGTATCCCTGACCTGATCGCGATCTACCAGGACGCTTCGGGCAACGCCAAGAACGTTGCGCTGTCCTACGCTGCTGGCGTGGGTGGCGGTCGTACCGGCATCATCGAAACCACCTTCAAGGACGAGACTGAAACCGACCTGTTCTGCGAACAAGCCGTTCTGTGCGGCGGTACCGTTGAGCTGGTGAAAGCTGGCTTCGAAACCCTGGTTGAAGCTGGCTACGCGCCAGAAATGGCCTACTTCGAATGCCTGCACGAACTGAAGCTGATCGTTGACCTCATGTACGAAGGCGGTATCGCCAACATGAACTACTCGATCTCCAACAACGCCGAATACGGCGAGTACGTGACTGGCCCGGAAGTGATCAACGCCGAGTCCCGTCAGGCTATGCGCAACGCCCTGAAACGTATTCAGGACGGCGAATACGCCAAAATGTTCATCACCGAAGGCGCTACCGGCTACCCTTCGATGACCGCCAAGCGTCGTAACAACGCCGCTCACGGTATCGAAGTCATCGGCGAGCAACTGCGCTCCATGATGCCGTGGATCGGTGCCAACAAGATCGTCGACAAAGCCAAGAACTAA
- the ilvN gene encoding acetolactate synthase small subunit has product MRHIISLLLENEPGALSRVVGLFSQRNYNIESLTVAPTEDPTLSRLTLTTVGHDEVIEQITKNLNKLIEVVKLVDLSESAHIERELMLVKVKATGAQRAEIKRTTDIYRGQIVDVSASVYTVQLTGTSDKLDSFIQSIGTASILETVRSGVTGIARGDKVLSI; this is encoded by the coding sequence ATGCGGCATATTATCTCCCTGCTTCTGGAGAACGAACCCGGCGCTCTGTCTCGTGTTGTCGGTCTGTTTTCGCAACGCAACTACAACATCGAAAGCCTGACCGTGGCCCCGACCGAAGACCCGACCCTGTCGCGCCTGACGTTGACCACCGTGGGCCACGATGAGGTGATCGAGCAGATCACCAAGAACCTCAACAAGCTGATCGAAGTGGTCAAGCTGGTCGACCTGTCGGAAAGTGCCCACATCGAGCGCGAGCTGATGCTGGTTAAAGTCAAGGCCACGGGTGCTCAACGTGCCGAGATCAAGCGTACTACCGATATTTATCGCGGGCAGATCGTCGATGTGAGCGCCAGCGTTTATACCGTTCAACTGACCGGTACGAGCGACAAGCTGGACAGCTTCATCCAGTCGATCGGGACGGCCTCGATTCTGGAAACGGTACGCAGTGGTGTCACCGGGATTGCCCGTGGCGACAAAGTACTCAGCATCTAA
- a CDS encoding acetolactate synthase 3 large subunit, with the protein MELLSGGEMLVRFLRDEGVDYIYGYPGGALLHVYDALFKEPAVNHILVRHEQAATHMADGYARATGKAGVVLVTSGPGATNAITGIATAYMDSIPMVIISGQVPSTMVGTDAFQETDMIGISRPIVKHSFMIKHASEIPEVMKKAFYLAQSGRPGPVVVDIPKDMTNPAEKFEYVFPKKAKLRSYSPAVRGHSGQIRKAAEMLLAAKRPVLYSGGGVILGGGSAPLTELAKMLNLPVTNTLMGLGAFPGTDRQFVGMLGMHGSYTANLAMHHADVILAVGARFDDRVINGPSKFCPNAKIIHIDIDPASISKTIKADVPIVGPVESVLTEMVAALKDIGETPNKESVASWWKQIDEWRGDRGLFPYDKGDGSVIKPQTVIETLCEVTKGDAFVTSDVGQHQMFAAQYYKFDKPNRWINSGGLGTMGFGFPAAMGVKLSFPDTDVACVTGEGSIQMNIQELSTCLQYGLPVKIVCLNNGVLGMVRQWQDMSYNSRHSHSYMESLPDFVKLVEAYGHVGIRITDLKDLKPKMEEAFAMKDRLVFIDIKVDTSEHVYPMQIKDGSMRDMWLNKTERT; encoded by the coding sequence GTGGAGCTTTTATCTGGTGGTGAGATGCTCGTCCGCTTTTTGCGTGACGAAGGCGTCGACTATATCTACGGGTACCCAGGTGGTGCTCTGCTGCATGTCTACGACGCGCTGTTCAAGGAACCGGCTGTTAATCACATCCTGGTTCGCCACGAACAGGCCGCGACCCATATGGCTGACGGTTATGCCCGTGCCACCGGTAAAGCCGGTGTGGTACTGGTAACGTCCGGCCCAGGCGCAACCAATGCCATTACTGGCATCGCGACTGCGTATATGGACTCCATCCCGATGGTGATCATTTCCGGCCAGGTGCCAAGCACCATGGTGGGTACCGACGCATTCCAGGAAACCGACATGATCGGTATCTCCCGGCCGATCGTGAAACACAGCTTCATGATCAAGCATGCGTCGGAAATCCCGGAAGTCATGAAAAAGGCGTTCTACCTTGCACAGTCCGGTCGCCCGGGCCCGGTGGTGGTCGATATCCCTAAGGACATGACCAATCCGGCGGAAAAATTCGAATACGTCTTCCCCAAGAAAGCCAAGCTGCGTTCCTACAGCCCGGCCGTTCGTGGGCACTCGGGGCAAATCCGCAAGGCGGCAGAAATGCTCCTGGCGGCCAAGCGTCCTGTGCTGTACTCGGGTGGTGGCGTGATTCTGGGCGGCGGTTCCGCACCGTTGACCGAACTGGCCAAGATGCTCAACCTGCCGGTGACCAACACCCTGATGGGCCTTGGCGCATTCCCGGGCACCGACCGACAGTTCGTCGGCATGCTGGGTATGCACGGCAGCTACACCGCCAACCTGGCCATGCACCATGCCGACGTGATCCTGGCAGTCGGTGCACGTTTCGATGACCGCGTGATCAACGGCCCGAGCAAGTTCTGCCCGAATGCCAAGATCATCCACATCGACATCGACCCGGCGTCCATCTCCAAGACCATCAAGGCCGACGTGCCGATCGTAGGTCCGGTGGAAAGTGTGCTGACCGAAATGGTCGCAGCACTGAAGGACATCGGCGAAACGCCAAACAAGGAATCCGTTGCCAGCTGGTGGAAACAGATCGACGAATGGCGCGGTGACCGCGGCCTGTTCCCTTATGACAAGGGCGACGGCAGCGTCATCAAGCCACAAACCGTGATCGAAACCCTGTGCGAAGTGACCAAGGGCGACGCCTTTGTGACCTCCGACGTGGGCCAGCACCAGATGTTCGCCGCGCAGTACTACAAGTTCGACAAGCCAAACCGCTGGATCAACTCTGGTGGCCTGGGCACGATGGGCTTTGGTTTCCCGGCGGCCATGGGTGTGAAGTTGAGCTTCCCGGACACCGACGTTGCATGCGTGACCGGTGAAGGCAGCATCCAGATGAACATCCAGGAATTGTCGACCTGCTTGCAGTACGGCCTTCCGGTGAAGATCGTCTGCCTGAACAACGGCGTACTGGGCATGGTTCGCCAGTGGCAGGACATGAGCTACAACAGCCGTCACTCCCATTCCTACATGGAGTCGCTGCCAGATTTCGTCAAATTGGTTGAAGCCTATGGCCACGTCGGCATTCGCATCACCGATCTGAAAGATCTGAAGCCGAAGATGGAAGAGGCGTTCGCCATGAAGGACCGCCTGGTGTTCATCGATATCAAGGTGGACACCAGCGAGCACGTCTACCCGATGCAGATCAAAGACGGCTCTATGCGCGACATGTGGCTGAACAAGACGGAGCGTACTTAA
- a CDS encoding YqcC family protein, which yields MDVRFPAIAEQLLLIERELRVQGWWDEVSPSVEALSSVEPFSVDTLDFHQWLQWIFLARMKQILEQDLPLPNASGILEMAEMVYADRPRESLGLRNALKKFDQLIVDAR from the coding sequence ATGGATGTGCGTTTTCCTGCGATTGCCGAGCAGTTGCTGCTGATTGAACGTGAATTGCGCGTGCAGGGCTGGTGGGACGAGGTGTCCCCCAGCGTCGAGGCGCTCAGCAGTGTCGAACCCTTTTCGGTCGATACCCTGGACTTTCACCAGTGGCTGCAATGGATCTTCCTGGCGCGCATGAAGCAGATCCTCGAACAGGACCTGCCGTTGCCGAATGCCTCGGGCATCCTCGAAATGGCCGAGATGGTGTATGCCGACCGCCCGCGAGAGAGCCTTGGCTTGCGTAACGCGCTGAAAAAGTTCGACCAATTGATCGTCGACGCTCGTTAA
- a CDS encoding M48 family metallopeptidase: protein MNKWLFPAITTLALLGGCSSVQRGSIPVVDSSTAVSNSDRISATGGFRQTVTNRPAQARPQAVPQDSGVVVMVPGSGAATAAPISAEPWTPGPSTSGPIDATPIQTAPINQGTYNMPSTPSGIPSSSNSGGLSADEQLDGPVLALLTTAQQQQAGGDLNGASSSLERAQRVAPREPQVLYRLAQVRMAQGDAPQAEQFARRGLTLANGRPDLQANLWALIGDARAAQGDAAGAAQARQKGKVTY from the coding sequence GTGAACAAGTGGTTGTTTCCAGCTATTACAACTCTGGCTTTGCTCGGTGGTTGCTCCAGCGTGCAGCGCGGCTCCATCCCTGTGGTGGATTCGAGCACTGCGGTGTCCAACAGCGACCGTATCTCGGCCACTGGCGGCTTCCGCCAGACCGTGACGAATCGTCCTGCTCAGGCCCGTCCGCAGGCTGTGCCGCAGGATTCGGGCGTCGTGGTGATGGTGCCGGGTAGCGGTGCTGCTACCGCCGCGCCGATCAGCGCCGAGCCGTGGACGCCGGGGCCAAGTACGTCCGGTCCGATCGATGCCACGCCGATTCAAACGGCGCCGATCAACCAGGGCACCTACAACATGCCATCGACGCCAAGCGGCATTCCGTCGTCGTCCAATTCCGGCGGCCTGTCGGCTGACGAGCAACTGGACGGCCCGGTCCTGGCCCTGCTGACCACTGCCCAGCAACAGCAGGCCGGTGGCGATCTCAATGGCGCGTCGTCCAGCCTGGAGCGTGCCCAGCGCGTTGCACCGCGCGAGCCGCAAGTGCTGTATCGCCTGGCCCAGGTGCGCATGGCCCAGGGTGATGCGCCGCAAGCCGAACAGTTCGCCCGTCGTGGCCTGACGCTGGCCAACGGTCGTCCCGACCTGCAAGCCAACCTGTGGGCACTGATCGGTGATGCGCGTGCCGCCCAAGGCGATGCCGCCGGTGCCGCTCAGGCACGGCAAAAAGGCAAGGTTACCTACTGA